Part of the Salinigranum rubrum genome is shown below.
AGTTCGCCGCGATGGTCGCGGGCGAGTACGCGTCGGGCGAGATGGTGCTTCGCGTCCGGACGGACATCGAACACAAGAACCCCGCCCTCCGCGACTGGGTCGCGTTCCGGATGATCGATACGCCCCATCCCCGCGAGGAGGCCTCCGGGTACAGATGCTGGCCGATGCTCGACTTCCAGTCGGGCGTCGACGACCACCTCCTCGGCATCACCCACATCATCCGCGGCATCGACCTCCAGGACTCGGCGAAGCGCCAGCGGTTCGTCTACGACTACTTCGGCTGGGACTACCCGGAAGTCATCCACTGGGGCCACGTCAACGTCGACGCCTACGACGTGAAGCTCTCGACCTCCACGTTGAAGGAGAAGATCGCGGCCGGCGAACTCGACGGCTGGGACGACCCCCGGGCGCCGACGCTCGGGAGCCTCCGGCGTCGGGGTATCAGGGGGGAGGCGGTCGTCGACGCGATGGTCGAACTCGGGACCTCGACATCGAACGTCGACCTCTCGATGTCCTCCGTCTACGCGAAGAACCGCGACATCGTCGACGACGCGAGCGACCGGTGTTTCTTCGTCCGCGACGGCGTCGAGAAGGCGGTCGTCGCCGGTCCCGAGGCGGGCGAACCGCCGGTCCACCCCGACCACGAGGAGCGGGGACGGCGCCACATCCCCGTCGCGGGCGCGGTGCTCGTCGAACCCGACGACGTGCCGCCGAACGGCAAACGGGTGTGGCTGAAGGGGTACGGCTGCGTCAGGCACACCCGTGACGCGTTCGAGTTCACGGGCGACGACATCGACGTCGTCCGCGAGGGCGACGTGGACGTGATCCACTGGGTCCCCGCCGACGGCTCACTGCCCGTGCGGTTGCGCACGATGGACGGCGACGTGCTGGGCGACGCCGAACCGGGCTTCGCCGACGCCGACGTCGACGAGATACGGCAGTTCGAGCGAATCGGTTTCGTCCGCGTCGACGACGTCGCCGAGGACGGGGCCGTGTCGGGCGACGAGAGCGTGGTGTACTTCGCGCACCCGTAGCGAAAACGACGAGTACGACCGACCGTCTCCCCGATTCGGTGCCGTCAGTCGAGCCACGGAGCGTCCGACGGTTCGTCGGCATCAGTCTTGTCGGGAACCGGGCGAGTGCAGAGTTCGAGCGGGTGGCGAAGGAGACGGGACGCTGTCACGCTCGAAGGGTTCTACGCGCTCACTCCGTCGTCTCCA
Proteins encoded:
- a CDS encoding glutamate--tRNA ligase yields the protein MEDELRERVEREAEAHALFNALKHDGDADVGAVMGPLMGENPDFRPHGDEVPGVVAPVVQRVNGMDTEERRARLEELDPSLVEELDADEESEEHTLPELPNVEAHDEVRMRAAPNPNGPWHIGHARMPAVIGTYKQRYDGSFVVRFDDTDPETKRPDLDAYDAILDDIDYLGFEPDEVVKASDRVETYYEHARNLIDAGGAYTCSCSGEDFSELKNAGEACPHRDKGVEETHEEFAAMVAGEYASGEMVLRVRTDIEHKNPALRDWVAFRMIDTPHPREEASGYRCWPMLDFQSGVDDHLLGITHIIRGIDLQDSAKRQRFVYDYFGWDYPEVIHWGHVNVDAYDVKLSTSTLKEKIAAGELDGWDDPRAPTLGSLRRRGIRGEAVVDAMVELGTSTSNVDLSMSSVYAKNRDIVDDASDRCFFVRDGVEKAVVAGPEAGEPPVHPDHEERGRRHIPVAGAVLVEPDDVPPNGKRVWLKGYGCVRHTRDAFEFTGDDIDVVREGDVDVIHWVPADGSLPVRLRTMDGDVLGDAEPGFADADVDEIRQFERIGFVRVDDVAEDGAVSGDESVVYFAHP